In Brettanomyces nanus chromosome 3, complete sequence, a single genomic region encodes these proteins:
- a CDS encoding uncharacterized protein (BUSCO:EOG09340FK4) translates to MTFPILPYFSVDTAVCQKISLVGQVLIPFTPGTTKSEDITRYSTTAYYDVNLDYTAEIIDDKTIDQLLELFNKGVVKVFAPADVASQIQSKIPNARLVYKVKSVSEAVSLTNDCANAVAITSPPATPEALRPLSGKQVFVYFLKSTLPEAVVPAWIKSGATIIVNSSSVTINYSAPATGKTPLIDYVIPALSTDRVDGLYTTVVTNTSDQVLGLVYSSKKSIAEALRTKAGVYQSRKRGLWIKGATSGNTQELLRIERDCDGDCLKFIVRQVGEGFCHVGTSSCFGNIKGFTSLESVLQDRLANAPVGSYTKRLFDDETLLDSKIREEADELIDAKSKQEIAFEAADVIYFVMARCAKNGVTLNDIQKNLDTKSLRVTRRRGDAKPKYLAETQRKAAENARKAAAASAAAANIRVIGPNDRIILDRINTETASPERVTACLQRPIHTSKDIMSLVVPIVERVKSEGDKALLDLTAKFDHVKLDSPIMRAPFPESAMKVTEDVKKAIDLSFNNVRKFHEAQMKGTLNVETCPGVVCSRFARPIERVGCYVPGGTAVLPSTSLMLSVPALVAGCKDIIFASPPGKDGKLTPEVVYVAHKVGAKCIVLAGGAQAVASMAYGTESVPKCDKIMGPGNQFVTAAKMYVSNDSGALCAIDMPAGPSEVLVIADKYADVDFVASDLLSQAEHGVDSQVLCIAVDMSKEQLDKLDDAVDEQAKKLPRVEIVRKCIAHSTTLQVKSYTKALDLANRYAPEHLILQIKDAQKWVDKVDNAGSVFVGAYSPESCGDYSSGTNHTLPTYGYARMYSGVNTATFQKFITSQTLTPEGLKSIGKAVMDLAAVEGLDAHRNAVKIRMQKLGYLPRHR, encoded by the coding sequence atgacTTTCCCTATTTTACCGTATTTTTCTGTGGACACAGCGGTGTGCCAGAAGATTTCGCTTGTGGGCCAGGTGTTGATTCCCTTCACTCCAGGAACCACCAAGTCTGAAGATATTACTCGGTACTCTACCACTGCTTATTATGACGTTAACTTGGATTATACTGCAGAGATTATCGACGATAAAACTATTGACCAGCTTCTTGAGTTGTTCAATAAGGGAGTTGTCAAGGTTTTTGCTCCTGCAGACGTTGCTTCTCAGATCCAGTCCAAAATCCCCAACGCTCGGTTAGTCTACAAGGTAAAATCTGTATCCGAGGCCGTTTCTTTGACCAACGATTGTGCTAACGCTGTTGCCATAACTTCACCTCCAGCTACTCCGGAAGCGTTGAGGCCACTTTCAGGAAAACAGGTGTTTGTCTATTTCCTCAAGAGCACTTTACCAGAGGCTGTTGTTCCTGCATGGATTAAGTCCGGTGCTACGATCATTgtcaattcttcttctgttacAATCAATTATAGTGCACCTGCTACTGGGAAAACTCCTCTTATCGATTATGTTATTCCAGCATTGTCTACCGATCGTGTTGACGGCTTGTACACCACAGTAGTCACCAACACTTCTGATCAAGTGTTGGGATTAGTGTATTCATCTAAGAAGTCCATTGCCGAGGCTTTGAGGACTAAAGCTGGTGTGTATCAGTCTAGAAAACGAGGACTTTGGATCAAGGGAGCCACCTCTGGAAATACCCAAGAATTGTTGCGTATTGAAAGAGACTGTGATGGTGACTGCCTCAAGTTCATCGTTAGACAGGTGGGTGAAGGTTTCTGTCACGTAGGAACTTCATCCTGCTTTGGAAATATCAAAGGTTTTACCTCGTTGGAATCTGTTTTGCAAGATAGATTGGCAAATGCTCCTGTGGGTTCCTACACGAAGAGGTTGTTTGACGACGAGACTTTGTTAGATTCCAAGATTAGAGAGGAAGCTGACGAGTTAATCGATGCTAAGAGTAAGCAAGAGATTGCATTTGAAGCTGCCGATGTCATATATTTTGTTATGGCCCGCTGTGCCAAGAATGGTGTTACCTTGAATGATATTCAGAAGAATTTGGATACCAAATCTCTTAGAGTTactagaagaagaggagatgCCAAGCCTAAGTATCTTGCAGAGACTCAGAGAAAGGCTGCTGAGAATGCTCGTaaagctgctgctgcttctgctgctgctgcaaaTATCCGTGTGATTGGTCCTAACGATAGAATCATTCTGGATCGAATTAACACAGAAACGGCATCTCCAGAAAGAGTTACTGCATGTCTTCAAAGACCTATCCACACCAGTAAGGATATTATGTCGCTTGTTGTTCCTATAGTAGAGAGAGTTAAAAGCGAGGGTGATAAAGCCTTGTTGGATCTTACCGCCAAGTTTGATCACGTCAAGTTGGATTCTCCAATCATGAGGGCTCCTTTCCCAGAGTCAGCCATGAAAGTTACTGAAGATGTCAAAAAGGCTATTGATCTTTCGTTCAACAACGTTAGAAAGTTCCACGAAGCTCAGATGAAGGGAACTCTTAATGTGGAGACTTGTCCAGGTGTTGTCTGCTCTAGATTTGCCAGACCTATCGAAAGAGTGGGATGCTATGTTCCCGGTGGAACTGCAGTTCTTCCATCCACCTCGTTGATGCTTTCTGTTCCTGCACTTGTTGCCGGTTGCAAAGATATCATTTTCGCTTCTCCACCAGGAAAGGACGGTAAATTAACACCAGAAGTGGTGTATGTAGCTCACAAAGTGGGTGCCAAATGTATTGTTTTGGCAGGAGGTGCACAGGCCGTTGCTTCTATGGCTTACGGTACTGAGTCGGTTCCCAAATGTGACAAAATCATGGGTCCTGGTAACCAATTTGTTACAGCTGCCAAGATGTACGTTTCCAACGATTCCGGTGCTCTATGTGCCATTGATATGCCTGCAGGACCTTCTGAGGTTCTTGTGATTGCAGATAAATACGCTGATGTTGACTTTGTAGCTTCGGATTTACTTTCCCAGGCCGAACATGGTGTAGATTCGCAAGTATTGTGCATTGCTGTGGATATGTCAAAAGAGCAGCTTGACAAGTTGGACGATGCAGTTGATGAGCAGGCCAAGAAGCTTCCAAGAGTGGAGATTGTGAGAAAGTGTATTGCTCATTCAACTACTCTACAAGTTAAAAGCTACACAAAGGCTTTGGATCTTGCCAACAGATATGCTCCAGAGCACTTGATCTTGCAGATTAAGGACGCACAGAAATGGGTGGATAAAGTGGACAACGCTGGTTCAGTGTTTGTAGGTGCCTATTCGCCAGAATCGTGCGGAGATTATTCCTCAGGAACAAACCATACTCTTCCAACTTACGGTTACGCCAGAATGTACAGTGGAGTGAATACGGCTACTTTCCAGAAGTTTATTACCTCTCAAACTTTGACTCCAGAAGGTTTGAAATCGATTGGTAAAGCCGTTATGGATTTGGCAGCTGTTGAAGGATTGGATGCGCATAGAAATGCCGTCAAGATCCGGATGCAGAAGCTTGGATATCTTCCCAGGCACCGTTGA
- the RAD16 gene encoding DNA repair protein rad16 (BUSCO:EOG09340K9K), with product MTQALADLSTGMISDSDSDSDIVLGGGGGGGFIKDDPDLKRRKRRKKSKGSFRRRTRASTGNLKKVSYKEDENEVEVEVDGEDSDYTEDNEVIKEDSEIEYDDDVVTEGQSESEPIILGDDIPLTRSKRAKKTEGGKPQKAKGAKQPQKAKRKPRKAKKKAEPKKKVTFFERRTNRFYESHPELKDVFQVLEDTPPRRPERAVQSSGLTITMLPFQLEGLHWMIAQEESTKYHGGILADEMGMGKTIEMISLMMHDRTKTPNLVVAPTVALLQWKSEIENHAGGALKVYLFHGANRAKTLKELEGYDVIMTSYAVVESSYRKERYGFNRHGRKVREKSLLHQKKFYRVVLDEAHNIKDRSSSTAHAADCLRCVKRWCLTGTPLQNRIGELYSLIRFLDLEPFCYYFCTKCPCASKEWTFPDYRACAVCGHSPMSHMNFFNHFMLKNIQKYGLEFEGKQAFHRLQLLLRQIMLRRTKVERAEDLGLPPKIVEIRRDFFNPEEKDLYQSLYSNSKRQFDDYVAEGVVLNNYANIFTLITRMRQLADHPDLVLKRMKPGKLDSSVSEELIAGVVVCQLCDDEAEEPIESKCHHKFCRICISEYVDSFEGDQSQLKCPVCHIPLSIDLEQPAIEMEPASTRKKSSIVNRINMLGQWKSSTKIEALMEELYKSRSDRETTKSIVFSQFTSMLDLVEWRLKRAGFQTVKLQGSMTPIQRQESIKYFLENPSVEVFLVSLKAGGVALNLVEANQVFIMDSWWNPAVDTGQAADRIHRIGQFRPIRIVKLVIEDSIESRIIELQEKKANMVKATLDKDQAAASRLTPADMQFLFNN from the coding sequence ATGACGCAGGCACTTGCTGATCTGTCTACTGGAATGATATCCGACTCTGATTCTGATTCTGATATAGTATtaggaggaggaggaggaggagggTTCATTAAGGATGATCCAGATCtcaagaggagaaaaagacgCAAGAAGTCCAAAGGATCTTTTCGTCGTAGAACAAGAGCATCTACGGggaatttgaagaaggtgagTTATAAGGAGgatgagaatgaagttgaagttgaagttgatggtGAAGATAGTGATTATACAGAGGATAATGAAGttatcaaagaagactCTGAGATCgaatatgatgatgatgtggTGACTGAAGGTCAAAGTGAGTCGGAGCCAATTATATTGGGCGATGATATTCCTTTAACTAGATCTAAACGGGCCAAAAAGACCGAAGGAGGCAAACCCCAGAAAGCCAAAGGAGCCAAACAGCCCCAGAAAGCCAAACGGAAACCTAGAAAGGCCAAAAAGAAGGCAGAAcccaagaaaaaggtgacTTTCTTTGAGAGAAGGACCAATAGGTTCTATGAATCACATCCGGAGCTGAAGGATGTATTCCAAGTCCTTGAAGATACCCCTCCTAGACGTCCAGAACGTGCAGTACAAAGCAGTGGACTCACAATTACTATGCTTCCATTCCAGCTCGAAGGTCTTCATTGGATGATCGctcaagaagaatcaaCCAAGTATCATGGTGGAATATTGGCTGACGAAATGGGTATGGGTAAAACTATAGAGATGATATCACTTATGATGCATGATAGGACTAAAACGCCTAACTTGGTGGTGGCACCAACAGTGGCTTTGCTACAATGGAAATCAGAGATTGAAAATCATGCTGGAGGTGCACTAAAGGTTTATCTTTTCCATGGTGCTAATAGAGCCAAGACGTTGAAAGAATTAGAAGGATATGATGTTATTATGACGTCGTATGCTGTGGTAGAGAGTTCCTATCGTAAAGAGCGATACGGCTTCAATAGACATGGACGTAAAGTTCGTGAAAAAAGTCTGCTTCATCAGAAGAAATTCTATAGAGTGGTTCTAGACGAGGCCCATAACATCAAAGATCGAAGTAGTTCCACTGCACATGCTGCCGATTGTCTTCGGTGTGTTAAAAGGTGGTGTCTCACGGGAACACCACTTCAGAATAGGATTGGTGAGCTTTATTCCTTGATTAGATTCTTGGACTTGGAGCCTTTCTGCTACTATTTCTGCACGAAATGCCCCTGTGCTTCGAAAGAATGGACCTTCCCCGATTATAGAGCATGCGCTGTGTGCGGCCACTCTCCTATGAGTCATatgaacttcttcaatcatttTATGTTGAAGAACATCCAAAAGTATGGCCTCGAATTTGAAGGCAAGCAGGCATTTCACCGGTTACAATTATTACTTAGACAGATTATGCTTCGTCGTACCAAAGTGGAAAGAGCTGAAGATTTGGGATTACCTCCGAAGATCGTGGAAATCCGACgtgatttcttcaatccaGAGGAAAAGGACTTGTATCAGTCTCTTTACTCCAATTCCAAACGGCAATTTGATGACTATGTAGCAGAAGGTGTTGTTTTAAACAACTATGCCAACATTTTCACTCTTATTACTCGTATGAGACAGCTTGCAGACCATCCAGATTTGGTTCTTAAGCGGATGAAGCCTGGAAAACTGGATTCCAGCGTATCTGAGGAGCTAATTGCCGGCGTAGTCGTTTGCCAACTATGTGAcgatgaagcagaagaaccTATAGAATCCAAGTGTCATCATAAATTCTGTCGGATATGCATTTCCGAGTATGTGGACAGTTTCGAAGGAGATCAGAGCCAACTTAAATGTCCCGTTTGCCATATACCGTTAAGTATTGATTTGGAGCAACCAGCCATTGAAATGGAACCAGCTTCAACTCGGAAGAAAAGCTCGATTGTTAATAGAATCAACATGTTGGGACAATGGAAGTCGTCTACGAAGATAGAGGCGTTAATGGAGGAACTATACAAGTCGAGATCTGATAGAGAGACGACAAAATCGATTGTTTTCTCACAGTTTACATCTATGCTAGATTTAGTAGAGTGgagattgaaaagagcTGGATTTCAGACTGTCAAGTTGCAAGGTTCTATGACACCGATACAAAGACAGGAGTCTATTAAGTATTTCCTAGAGAACCCATCGGTAGAGGTGTTCTTGGTTTCATTAAAAGCAGGGGGTGTGGCATTAAACTTGGTGGAGGCTAACCAGGTGTTTATAATGGATAGTTGGTGGAATCCTGCTGTAGATACTGGACAGGCAGCCGATAGAATCCATCGTATTGGACAATTCAGGCCGATTCGAATTGTTAAGTTGGTCATCGAAGACAGTATTGAGTCTAGAATTATCGAGTtacaggaaaagaaagctaATATGGTAAAGGCTACATTGGATAAGGACCAGGCTGCTGCTAGCAGGTTAACACCTGCAGATATGCAGTTTTTATTTAATAACTAA